A DNA window from Natronogracilivirga saccharolytica contains the following coding sequences:
- a CDS encoding lycopene cyclase family protein, with product MESRSFDIIIAGAGASGLSLLWYLLHSEDRALRNKQILLADRQLSVIRDKTWCFWDGRFLPFEDLIHHSWKSLEVRAFGNTFTGTLSDYSYHCVKSDDYTARIFQLAREAGNVTLLEADILGFADAGGKAEMETSKGTFTAEMIFQSALKPPGLSTMKLDISLKQHFAGWHITSEKPVFDPEISTLMDFDVPQQSGVSFVYVLPFSRHDALVEYTIFSEELISDEGYAHGIESYIRERLELDSSQYKTIYTEKGTIPMEDRSYPARYCDNVWNIGTMGGLTKPSTGYTFTRIHRRNAEIAAALEAGKQPPDAAASPYRFRVYDMMLLYNLHHHPEISVTIFHELFRKNSFDNILGFLEEKTKFPQELKIFSSLPWKPFFKSIYALKHRIATGA from the coding sequence ATGGAGAGTCGGTCTTTTGATATTATTATTGCTGGTGCAGGTGCCTCAGGGCTAAGCCTTCTCTGGTATCTTCTGCATTCGGAAGACAGGGCATTGAGAAATAAACAAATTCTGCTTGCAGACCGTCAGCTGTCGGTAATCCGCGATAAAACATGGTGTTTCTGGGATGGCAGATTCCTTCCGTTTGAGGATCTGATCCATCACAGCTGGAAGTCACTTGAGGTTCGTGCTTTCGGGAATACATTCACCGGAACATTATCAGACTACAGCTACCATTGTGTGAAGAGTGATGATTACACTGCCAGAATATTTCAACTGGCACGGGAAGCCGGTAATGTGACTCTGCTTGAAGCAGATATTCTGGGTTTTGCCGATGCTGGCGGGAAAGCTGAAATGGAGACATCAAAGGGGACTTTTACGGCAGAAATGATTTTTCAAAGCGCGCTGAAACCACCCGGACTCAGCACAATGAAGCTCGATATTTCACTTAAGCAGCACTTTGCGGGGTGGCACATCACCTCGGAAAAACCCGTGTTCGACCCGGAAATATCCACATTGATGGATTTTGACGTGCCGCAACAAAGCGGCGTGAGCTTTGTGTATGTGCTGCCCTTCAGCCGCCATGATGCCCTGGTTGAGTACACCATATTTTCTGAGGAACTGATATCCGACGAAGGTTACGCGCATGGCATTGAAAGTTATATCCGTGAACGTCTTGAGCTGGACTCATCACAATACAAAACCATTTATACGGAAAAAGGCACCATTCCGATGGAGGATCGCAGCTATCCTGCCCGCTATTGTGATAATGTGTGGAATATCGGAACAATGGGCGGCCTCACCAAGCCTTCAACGGGCTACACCTTCACCCGGATCCACAGGCGGAACGCTGAAATTGCAGCAGCACTTGAAGCAGGCAAACAGCCGCCTGATGCAGCCGCATCCCCCTACCGCTTCCGGGTGTATGACATGATGCTGCTGTATAACCTCCACCACCATCCGGAAATCTCTGTCACTATTTTTCATGAACTGTTCAGGAAAAATAGTTTTGACAACATTCTTGGATTTCTGGAAGAGAAAACAAAATTTCCTCAGGAGCTCAAAATCTTTTCCTCGCTGCCCTGGAAACCTTTCTTCAAATCTATTTATGCTCTGAAGCACCGGATCGCCACAGGCGCCTGA
- a CDS encoding DEAD/DEAH box helicase: MKTYLFTDLGISAPVLRAIEEMGYETPSKIQAEAIPKIRTGVDLAGQAQTGTGKTAAFGIPLLEKIDLSSGDVQAIIMCPTRELAVQVTGEIIKLAKYMDGLRATPVYGGQPIQRQIKQIRSGSQIVVGTPGRVIDHLKRGTLSLSSLKTVVLDEADEMLNMGFREDIEEILGFAEKDVPRQTVMFSATMSGEIKSIMKRWFNNPEMLRVEGKAASADGIRQFVVEARDSMRTEGISRLIDLHNYNRTLVFCNTKRTCDTLIAEMQSRGFSADALHGDMNQPVRDKVMNKFRQGRIDLLVATDVAARGLDVDDVDAVFNYDIPQDPEYYVHRIGRTGRAGKTGVAYTFSSGRKSRSIRFIENKLKLKLETIPLPSISAVGRSKMDALMAEVKETMESGGLRPYIEQIEAAIPDGFTPIEVAAALLKIKEQSGAGSRYSGYTSESPESEPESGDGESSRKGKGFRGRPDKKRKSTVRGEGKKKRKKDPDFTAGKSKKKKKKKKPEPEPFYAPFLKKGKGKGEPGRRKKPSS, translated from the coding sequence TTGAAAACATATCTATTTACTGATCTCGGGATCAGTGCACCTGTTTTGCGTGCAATTGAAGAAATGGGCTATGAAACGCCCTCGAAAATCCAGGCTGAAGCTATTCCCAAAATAAGAACCGGTGTCGATCTTGCCGGACAGGCACAAACAGGTACCGGCAAAACGGCTGCTTTTGGCATACCGCTGCTGGAAAAAATCGATCTTTCATCCGGGGATGTGCAGGCCATAATTATGTGTCCGACCAGGGAGCTTGCCGTGCAGGTGACCGGCGAAATCATCAAACTCGCAAAGTACATGGACGGTCTGCGGGCGACTCCGGTTTACGGGGGGCAGCCCATCCAGCGGCAAATCAAACAGATCCGGAGCGGGTCGCAGATTGTCGTTGGAACTCCGGGCCGGGTCATTGATCATCTCAAAAGGGGAACGCTTTCCCTCTCCTCATTGAAAACGGTCGTTCTTGATGAAGCCGATGAAATGCTGAATATGGGTTTCCGCGAAGATATCGAGGAGATACTGGGTTTTGCAGAAAAGGACGTTCCCAGGCAGACGGTCATGTTTTCGGCGACCATGTCAGGTGAAATCAAATCCATCATGAAACGATGGTTCAACAATCCGGAAATGCTGCGTGTGGAAGGAAAAGCAGCATCTGCGGACGGCATCCGGCAGTTTGTTGTTGAAGCGCGCGATTCCATGAGGACGGAAGGAATCAGCCGCCTGATCGATTTGCACAATTACAACCGGACGCTGGTATTTTGCAATACCAAACGTACCTGTGATACACTCATCGCCGAAATGCAGTCCCGCGGGTTTTCCGCTGATGCGCTGCACGGTGATATGAATCAACCGGTGCGGGACAAGGTGATGAACAAATTCCGGCAGGGCCGGATTGATCTGCTTGTGGCAACGGATGTTGCCGCACGCGGACTGGACGTTGACGATGTGGATGCGGTTTTCAACTATGATATTCCCCAGGATCCGGAGTATTATGTCCACCGCATTGGCCGGACGGGGCGGGCCGGGAAAACCGGCGTGGCGTATACCTTTTCCTCCGGACGAAAGAGCAGAAGCATCCGGTTTATTGAAAACAAGCTCAAACTTAAGCTGGAGACCATTCCCCTGCCGTCCATTAGTGCGGTAGGCAGGTCAAAAATGGATGCCTTAATGGCAGAAGTGAAAGAAACCATGGAATCGGGAGGGTTGCGTCCGTACATCGAACAGATTGAGGCGGCAATTCCGGACGGATTCACACCGATAGAAGTTGCAGCGGCGTTGCTGAAAATCAAGGAGCAATCGGGAGCCGGATCCAGGTATTCTGGCTATACCTCCGAATCACCGGAGTCTGAGCCGGAATCCGGGGACGGAGAATCATCCCGTAAGGGAAAGGGTTTCCGGGGGCGGCCGGACAAAAAAAGGAAATCCACGGTACGCGGTGAAGGAAAAAAGAAAAGAAAAAAGGACCCGGACTTTACCGCCGGGAAATCAAAAAAGAAGAAGAAAAAGAAAAAGCCTGAGCCGGAGCCTTTTTATGCTCCTTTTCTGAAAAAAGGCAAAGGAAAAGGTGAGCCCGGCCGCCGGAAGAAACCCAGCTCATGA
- a CDS encoding M20/M25/M40 family metallo-hydrolase — translation MIKQFAILPARARFCVIGALIILISGAFYSGYSAEPREASSETSSGNLSVNIEEQYAETAGEIIDQATSTHRAFDRVAYLADYFPHRLSGSDMLEDAIDWAVKKLREDGIPEVRTQDIEVPHWVRGDEFAKIVSPYEKEMPMLGLGGSVNTDGEELTARTVVVESFDELEERSDEIEGNIVVYNQPFEDYGTSVQYRVHGADRASEHGAIGVLLRSVSPKSMGHPHTGNIRYSGDVPEIPIAAISAEDAKLLHRFDMRDDPATVTLYMEAEMKDEPALSRNVIAEIPGSEKPEEVVVIGGHIDSWDVGHGASDDAGGVIVTWEALRLIHEMDLQPKRTIRLVLWTNEENGVMGGRAYRDKVRESNEIEKHQLAFEVDFGVFKPLGYGFRGSEEAFEMLEPIAGLMDPMRDMHLREGAYGTVDIGPLHREGVPIMGLDVDTEEYFWYHHSAKDTVDKLDADELAECVATVAVMAFVVADMPQRLPW, via the coding sequence ATGATAAAACAATTTGCCATCCTGCCCGCAAGGGCTCGGTTCTGTGTCATCGGAGCACTTATCATACTTATTTCCGGCGCTTTTTACAGCGGATACTCTGCAGAACCCCGTGAAGCATCATCCGAAACTTCATCCGGGAATCTTTCTGTAAACATAGAAGAGCAATATGCAGAAACGGCCGGCGAAATCATTGATCAGGCCACATCAACACACCGTGCCTTCGACAGGGTGGCCTATCTGGCCGATTATTTTCCACATCGCCTCAGCGGATCGGATATGCTGGAAGATGCCATCGACTGGGCGGTTAAAAAACTCCGGGAGGATGGCATCCCGGAGGTGCGTACTCAGGATATTGAAGTGCCGCATTGGGTAAGAGGTGATGAGTTTGCAAAAATTGTATCACCCTATGAAAAGGAGATGCCCATGCTGGGTCTTGGCGGAAGCGTGAATACGGATGGTGAGGAGCTGACCGCCCGGACCGTGGTCGTTGAGAGTTTTGATGAGCTCGAAGAGCGCAGTGATGAAATTGAGGGTAATATTGTCGTTTACAACCAGCCCTTTGAGGATTACGGAACGTCTGTTCAGTACCGGGTGCACGGCGCCGACCGCGCATCGGAGCATGGAGCCATTGGCGTGCTGCTGCGGTCCGTATCGCCGAAGTCCATGGGACATCCCCACACCGGCAATATCCGATACTCCGGAGATGTTCCCGAAATACCAATTGCCGCTATAAGTGCAGAGGATGCAAAACTGCTGCACCGCTTTGATATGCGTGATGACCCGGCTACGGTCACGCTGTATATGGAGGCGGAAATGAAAGACGAGCCGGCATTGTCCAGGAATGTTATAGCAGAAATTCCCGGCAGCGAAAAACCTGAAGAAGTGGTGGTTATAGGCGGACATATTGACTCGTGGGATGTCGGACACGGTGCATCAGATGATGCCGGCGGTGTCATAGTGACATGGGAAGCTCTCCGCCTCATTCACGAAATGGATCTGCAGCCCAAACGTACAATCCGGCTGGTTCTCTGGACGAATGAGGAAAACGGTGTGATGGGAGGCCGCGCCTACCGGGACAAGGTCAGGGAAAGCAACGAAATTGAAAAGCACCAGCTCGCATTCGAAGTTGATTTCGGCGTTTTTAAACCCCTCGGATACGGCTTCCGCGGATCTGAAGAGGCTTTTGAGATGCTTGAACCGATAGCCGGACTCATGGACCCGATGCGCGACATGCATCTGCGCGAGGGAGCCTATGGAACCGTGGATATCGGTCCGCTGCACAGAGAAGGCGTTCCGATCATGGGTCTGGATGTCGATACCGAAGAATATTTCTGGTACCACCACTCGGCAAAAGACACCGTGGACAAGCTGGATGCCGATGAGCTGGCCGAATGTGTTGCCACTGTGGCCGTTATGGCGTTTGTCGTCGCCGATATGCCGCAGCGTCTGCCCTGGTAA
- the aat gene encoding leucyl/phenylalanyl-tRNA--protein transferase has protein sequence MTEYRKSEGYPANIIPPEILLEGYAQGIFPMARSRDDQKINWYTASRRGIIPIGYFKVSRKVKRLIRKKEYRWAVNEDFRGVMEGCAERESTWISGRLIASFEVLHEMGHAHSVEIFRGDRLVAGLYGATLRSAFFAESMFQREPEMGKIALYHCHERLKGRKFRLWDTQFYTPHLGQFGCLEVDSEDYDKLLERALRFHARFD, from the coding sequence GTGACGGAGTACAGAAAAAGCGAAGGATATCCGGCCAACATCATTCCTCCGGAAATACTTCTGGAGGGATATGCCCAGGGAATTTTCCCGATGGCACGGTCACGCGATGACCAAAAGATCAACTGGTACACCGCAAGCCGGCGCGGTATTATTCCGATCGGTTACTTCAAAGTGTCACGTAAAGTGAAGCGGCTCATTCGGAAAAAAGAGTATCGCTGGGCTGTAAACGAGGACTTTCGCGGGGTAATGGAAGGCTGTGCAGAGCGTGAGTCGACGTGGATATCCGGGCGCCTGATTGCCTCATTCGAAGTGCTGCACGAAATGGGTCACGCGCATTCCGTAGAAATATTCCGCGGTGACCGGCTGGTGGCGGGGCTTTACGGAGCAACCCTGAGATCCGCTTTTTTTGCGGAGTCCATGTTCCAGCGTGAGCCGGAAATGGGAAAAATTGCCCTGTACCACTGCCACGAACGGCTGAAGGGGCGGAAGTTCCGGTTGTGGGATACGCAGTTCTATACCCCTCACCTTGGTCAGTTCGGCTGCCTGGAGGTGGATTCGGAAGATTATGACAAGCTGCTCGAACGGGCACTTCGGTTTCATGCCCGGTTTGATTGA
- a CDS encoding ADP-ribosylglycohydrolase family protein, translating to MPDIKDRFNATCLGAAIGEAIGMPAEQMTPEQVAAEFGRIEGFRERPASGDFSSVKAGHSVRQTEAMLSVLAASSPLPDLQEFAFTIKQALNKYPEKWPQSTTFAWPPFPDGGHYTFSFAIPAARLLNEERITVGELTDWMRTLTPSSVVWQQSIWLYLRLLNYLFDQTTKDFDPDEFLEKATEYIVEAEKHFPGDYKIRRRMQVTEPMMDEPLEMIAKSCGDVSKLAEDMITFVGAVFYRHHNDFKKALSEAANLGGESEASCFYLGSLFGALGGSSVLPPDWLAGYAERERVERLLQKFEENISERID from the coding sequence ATGCCAGATATTAAAGACAGATTTAATGCCACCTGCCTTGGGGCAGCTATTGGTGAAGCCATAGGAATGCCGGCAGAGCAGATGACCCCGGAACAGGTTGCTGCTGAATTCGGCCGGATTGAGGGCTTCCGGGAGAGGCCGGCAAGCGGTGACTTCAGTTCTGTGAAGGCGGGCCATTCTGTCCGGCAGACAGAAGCGATGCTGTCGGTACTTGCGGCATCATCCCCCCTGCCCGATCTTCAGGAATTTGCATTCACAATCAAACAGGCACTGAACAAGTATCCCGAAAAGTGGCCGCAATCCACAACCTTTGCCTGGCCGCCCTTTCCGGATGGCGGGCACTACACCTTCTCATTTGCCATCCCTGCGGCGCGGCTTTTGAACGAAGAGCGGATAACGGTCGGCGAACTGACGGACTGGATGCGGACACTGACACCCTCATCTGTTGTATGGCAGCAAAGCATCTGGCTGTATCTGAGACTGCTGAATTATCTTTTTGATCAGACCACAAAAGATTTTGATCCGGATGAGTTTCTGGAAAAGGCTACGGAGTATATAGTCGAAGCGGAGAAGCATTTTCCCGGTGACTACAAGATACGGCGACGAATGCAGGTAACTGAGCCGATGATGGATGAGCCGTTGGAGATGATCGCCAAATCCTGCGGTGATGTCAGCAAACTGGCTGAAGACATGATCACTTTTGTGGGGGCCGTCTTCTACCGGCATCATAATGACTTTAAAAAAGCGTTATCAGAAGCAGCAAATCTTGGCGGTGAAAGCGAGGCCTCCTGTTTTTACCTTGGCAGTCTATTCGGAGCACTTGGAGGCAGCAGCGTACTGCCGCCGGATTGGCTTGCAGGCTATGCCGAACGCGAACGTGTAGAACGGCTGCTTCAGAAGTTTGAGGAAAATATCAGTGAACGCATCGACTAG